A stretch of the Paenibacillus dendritiformis genome encodes the following:
- the lepB gene encoding signal peptidase I, producing the protein MMRMSHIIKGYVIPMIIAFGISLLIQQVAYAQVVVQQHSMQHTYNPGDRLIENKWVYHWFEPAYGDVVIIDPAFQGERYIKRVVGVAGDTIDTRDGKLEVNGRVVDEPFAEGSTLPKQLDLPIVVPEGHVFVMGDNRAVSIDSRTYGPVPLEYLEGKVECKVWPWW; encoded by the coding sequence ATGATGCGAATGTCTCATATTATCAAAGGTTATGTTATTCCGATGATCATCGCGTTCGGCATCAGCCTGTTAATCCAGCAGGTCGCCTATGCGCAGGTCGTCGTGCAGCAGCATTCCATGCAGCATACGTATAATCCCGGGGATCGGCTCATCGAGAACAAATGGGTGTACCATTGGTTCGAGCCCGCCTACGGCGATGTCGTCATCATCGATCCGGCGTTCCAGGGAGAACGGTATATCAAGCGCGTCGTCGGCGTGGCGGGCGACACGATCGATACCCGCGACGGGAAGCTGGAAGTGAACGGCCGGGTCGTCGACGAGCCGTTCGCAGAGGGCAGCACCCTGCCGAAGCAGCTGGACCTGCCGATTGTCGTGCCGGAAGGGCATGTATTCGTGATGGGAGACAACCGGGCCGTCAGCATAGACAGCCGGACCTACGGGCCTGTTCCGCTGGAGTATCTGGAAGGCAAGGTCGAATGCAAAGTATGGCCTTGGTGGTAG